AGTGGCTTGCTTGAACAATGTCACAATGTTGATAGGAAAATGAATTCCTAGATCAGAAAACGAAGTTAGTGAATCGGTATTTTGGTCAAGCGAATACGAGTGAGGTGCACGTAAGCACGAGCAAGAGCTCGCTCAATTGTTGCTTGAGTAAGATGGCAAGTCTTCCCAAGTGAGCTCATTCTTGCTTGATCAAGAAAGTTACAAAATGTGTGTTTTGCATAATTTTGGAGGTAAAAAAGGGAAGGAggcttcttgtttttttttttttttgggtccctAACGACTAGTATCAACCAAAACAACATTTTAgagaatttataattttatatcaatcatagtgtttttTCAGGTTAACATTTTCAAATGCAACTTTTCATTGATCACTATTCATCCATATTCACTTATTTACACATTTCAATGAATTTTAAAGCTTTTTATAGACTCTGCAAACCATTAGAGTGAAATTCATAAATTCTCTAAAATTGCTATTTATATATTCAGTCTTAGGTCTATTTAAGATccgcttattttattgaaattgaaaactttttgttaaaagtactatagataaaagtaaaagttaattaaaatagtacagtgaaactcataaataatactaaaatgtATAGTAGAGtacataaatagtaacaaaaataagctgactttttaatttttaccaaacacacccttaggaTCTGTTTGAAATtcacttattttactgaaaatgaatactttttactgaaaatactgtaaataaaggtaaaagttagctgaaataatacagtgacacccataaatagtaccaaaaattacaatagtatctatgaatagtagtaaaaataagttaaacaataaaaaaaactggCAAAAAATAAGCTATCCAAAGGGACACTTAGCCTGCGTTTGGATACCGCATTTCACACGGTATACAAGTCTgcgttttctctcttgttttttttttttctttttttttggaaaagcaCTTTTCAGTGGTTTTATGTCACACTAGTAggtctcgtgcactgttcacgagactcataaacctcttttttcagcaactttttcattaaaaatggtcCAACGATACTATTcgcacatttaaaaattattttgctataatgttttcagtttttaataaaataagcggtatccaaacgcacTCCTTAGTTGAATAAATATCCTAGAGTTGATTTGCTTATAGCATTATTAGTAAACTCAATCAGTGGAAATAAATACTTCAACCGTCCCAATTTGTTTGTCcagtttgaaaagtcaaacttgtTAAGAGAATATCGTTTATTATCTTGTttactttataaaaatatataaatttacaaaactactcttaaataaatttatcagtttttttttaaaagagttattcttaataAGGCAACTAAAAACGTTCtccaattagattgattttttttatttataaatatctgttagttttcttttcaaatagttttgaaaataaagtaggggtataataagaatattagtaaactaataaattttatttttaaaaaataagacaaTATTTTAGGGTAtctcaaaatggaataaaagataaacaaacTGAGATGAGGAGAGTATCATTTTaagcaaaggaaaaattattacGTACTCTAAAtatcataaatgtgtactcttatttttcacatgaatagTAAAtcctaccataaatttaatgaatcAGACATACCATtcatatgaaagaaaaaaataagcatTTATTTGATTGGTCCTCTAAActgcttcaatttttttgttttacattgataAATTCCCAACATTCTTTCCTAATATTTCCTACGTAAAGTAGAGTTTGGACACAGATCTCTCTGTCAATGCTGCATGTCCAACTCTTACGCACAACATCAACCACAGtcccaaacccaaaactcaaatgCATTCTCTCCTgccctcactctcactctcactctcactgcACCAAAGTTCCACCACCACAATCGCAACCCGAATCCTCCACTCACTTACATACCCTCTTAGAACCACTACTCAACCAAAACCCACCTCACATTCTCTCCTACGCACCCATTTTCCAGTTCTTAACTGGCCTCAACCTCTCCAAACTAGGCCAACAAATCCATGCTCACTTAACCCTTCGTGGCCTCAAACCCAATTCTTACCTAGCTGCCAAGATGATAGCTATGTATGCAAGTTCTGGTCATTTGAACACTGCCATGACTCTGTTTCAAAAAACCCATCACCCAACTGTTCTTTTATACAACTCTATACTTCGTGCTTGTGCTTTATATGGGTATTCAAAAACAACCATtgatttatatttcaaaatgcaTTCTCTTGGAATTAAAGGAGATAGCTTTACATACCCTTTTGTGCTCAAGTGCTGTGCGGACTTGTCGAGTAGTTGGATGGGGAAATGTGTTCATGGGATGAGTTTGAGACTTGGGTTGTTGTTTGATTTGTATGTCGGGACTTCCTTGATTGATATGTATGTGAAATGCGGCGAGTTGAGGGATGCTCATatggtgtttgataaaatgtctGTAAGAGATGTTTCGTCTTGGAATGCATTGATTGCGGGCTATATGAAGGATGGGGAGATTTGTGTTGCTGAAGCTTTTTTTAGAACAATGCCGTGTAGGAATATTGTTTCTTGGACTGCTATGATATCGGGGTACACG
This genomic stretch from Castanea sativa cultivar Marrone di Chiusa Pesio chromosome 1, ASM4071231v1 harbors:
- the LOC142608636 gene encoding pentatricopeptide repeat-containing protein At2g20540-like → MLHVQLLRTTSTTVPNPKLKCILSCPHSHSHSHCTKVPPPQSQPESSTHLHTLLEPLLNQNPPHILSYAPIFQFLTGLNLSKLGQQIHAHLTLRGLKPNSYLAAKMIAMYASSGHLNTAMTLFQKTHHPTVLLYNSILRACALYGYSKTTIDLYFKMHSLGIKGDSFTYPFVLKCCADLSSSWMGKCVHGMSLRLGLLFDLYVGTSLIDMYVKCGELRDAHMVFDKMSVRDVSSWNALIAGYMKDGEICVAEAFFRTMPCRNIVSWTAMISGYTQNGLAEQALCLFEEMLKEDSEVKPNWVTIMSVLPACAESSGLEHGRRIHDFANRIGLDLNASVLTALVAMYAKCGSLTDARQCFDRIREKNLVTWNTMITAYASHGCGMECVWTFEDMIREGIQPDTITFTGLLSGCGHLGLVDVGLKYFNCMNTEHSIKPRVEHYACVVDLLARVGRLVEAKELIDKMPMQAGPSIWGALLAACRSHCNLEIAEIAARKLFVLEPENSGNYVLLSNMYAEVGKWKEVDNLRALLKFHGMKKSPGCSWMR